A stretch of the Brevinematales bacterium genome encodes the following:
- a CDS encoding SpoIIE family protein phosphatase has product MNIKNMISRLKQALFIRDFEPGIREEFLQHMSFLNIRRLMIGFPVILALILVYLYFDIRFIIGSGAFPFYLALYGHLSVALFSIVSYLIIRKILKKPDARNLNLAKKVVFIFFLLFIIIDGLEVYSTLKISGSITVFLFSLFAITAFIFFSFSQSLWIYIIGWAIGIVMTVVAVDGTFLVLSNIFNITIFTVLSWLCSRVLYYDIKRIFINRRMIEDKNTELHRAYSVLEEREKLIEGELELARKMQSNFLPSDFSDFPQISIAVRYLPLMKVGGDIYDICHFSDNSIRILLADVTGHGVEAGLVTMLLKSEYEKRKMSSLDPSSALRELNESFITTYSGLTLLFPAVIIDIDLAHGKIVYASGGHFDQYMVRAGGEIVVLSSTGTIIGAEIGSVYAQREVEYRSGDRLALFTDGLIEEFDHDGNEFGEARLIRHLKDIKSPGGIEESIQRIINDLRNFVGTRPMHDDITLILIEKMG; this is encoded by the coding sequence TTGAACATAAAAAATATGATATCCCGGTTGAAGCAGGCTTTATTTATCCGGGACTTCGAGCCGGGTATTCGTGAAGAATTTTTACAGCATATGAGTTTTCTCAATATCCGACGGCTGATGATCGGTTTCCCGGTGATTTTAGCGCTGATACTCGTCTATCTCTACTTCGATATCCGTTTTATCATCGGGTCGGGAGCATTCCCGTTTTATCTCGCGCTCTACGGGCATCTTTCAGTTGCGCTGTTTTCAATCGTCAGTTATCTGATTATCAGGAAAATCCTGAAGAAACCGGACGCGCGGAACCTCAATCTCGCGAAGAAGGTCGTGTTTATCTTCTTTCTCCTTTTTATCATTATCGACGGGCTTGAAGTATACAGTACCCTTAAAATCTCCGGCTCGATTACGGTTTTCCTTTTCTCGTTGTTCGCCATCACCGCGTTTATCTTTTTCTCGTTCTCCCAGAGCCTGTGGATTTATATCATCGGATGGGCTATCGGTATCGTGATGACGGTGGTCGCGGTCGACGGCACTTTTCTGGTACTTTCGAATATCTTCAATATTACTATCTTTACCGTGCTATCATGGCTATGCTCGCGGGTACTGTATTACGATATCAAGCGGATTTTTATCAACAGGCGAATGATCGAGGATAAGAATACCGAGCTGCACCGGGCGTATAGCGTGCTCGAGGAACGGGAGAAGCTGATCGAGGGTGAATTGGAACTCGCGCGGAAAATGCAGTCGAACTTTCTGCCGAGCGATTTTTCGGATTTCCCGCAGATCAGTATCGCAGTCCGCTATCTCCCGTTAATGAAGGTCGGCGGAGATATCTACGATATCTGCCATTTTTCCGATAACTCGATCCGTATCCTTTTGGCCGATGTGACCGGGCATGGGGTGGAGGCGGGGCTGGTGACCATGCTTCTGAAAAGCGAGTACGAGAAGCGGAAAATGTCCTCGCTCGACCCGTCGTCCGCGCTCCGTGAGCTGAACGAGAGCTTTATCACGACCTACAGCGGGCTGACGCTGCTATTCCCCGCGGTTATTATCGATATCGACCTTGCGCACGGGAAGATCGTGTACGCATCGGGGGGACATTTCGACCAGTATATGGTACGCGCCGGCGGGGAGATTGTCGTACTATCATCGACCGGCACTATCATCGGCGCGGAGATCGGGTCAGTCTACGCCCAGCGCGAAGTCGAGTACCGTTCCGGCGACCGTCTCGCGCTCTTCACCGACGGGCTGATCGAGGAATTCGATCATGACGGTAACGAGTTCGGCGAGGCACGGTTGATCCGTCATCTGAAGGATATCAAGTCTCCCGGGGGTATCGAGGAATCGATCCAGCGGATTATCAACGACCTCCGGAATTTCGTCGGGACACGCCCGATGCATGACGATATTACGCTGATTCTGATCGAGAAAATGGGGTAG